In the Brettanomyces nanus chromosome 1, complete sequence genome, AAATCCTTACTCTGCTTATAATATTCAAGAGCACAATCATAAGCGTCATCACAACACCGATACCAGTCATTCAAGTTTTTAGCAACTACAGCCTTCTCATAGTTATCAAAGTTGTTTTCCTTCCCATAGTTCTGAATTCTCTCACACTCGTACTGTATTTTATGTAACCCTAAAGCAGCAGCTGACCCCTTTAGATAGTGACCCAAGGAGGATAGTTTCTGAAGTTGTTCCGTACTTTTCTCGTTACTCTCAAGTAACTCAGacatctctttgaaaatacCCTTCGCCTGCTCGACGAATGTTTGTACCAATGAAAGTGCAAACccctcctcatcttcatccatcatcaacaactcTTGAAAAATCGTCCAGTTAATTAGTTCCGAAGTTTCCAACGTTTCTTGTGTAACAGCCATCTCTTATGATGCACTTGCTGTGTGTGTCTTGGTTCTGCTTAGCAAATTTATGAACGGACCCTTAAATGTAAAAGTGtccttgtttctttctttttcgttTCTATGACGTATGTCAACTGAGTAAAGTTAGCTTAATCCTCTAACGAAAGTATCTTGATATCTGTAAACCTTATTTAACGTTTTCCTTATACAGATTCCTCTTAGGTCACCATAAATCTGAATCgtagtaaagaagaatgctTTCCTACTCTATCAGTCTTAATTTCCGTCTCACTAACAACTTCACACCAGCTACTTCCCAATTGtcctctttgaaaaagtaAAAGTTCAAAGTTCTATTAAGGGCTCGGTTTATGCATTACGTAATTGTTTTATTTCTATTGTTCTCTTCTATTCTATTCTTATAAATGATCAGCTTAATGATGGAGCTCAAAAAGATCGCCTAATTTGGCAGCATAATACGTAGGCTGGGAACTTTGATCAAGAGCTCTCATGGCCTCTTCCGTCTCAATGCCAGTCAACACCAATAGCGTATCTAACCCATTGCTAGAGCCAAATTTCATGTCAGTGTTGAGTCTATCACCAACCATGATGGACCTTGATTTATCGATACCATGAGCTTCAACAATAGCATCCATCATTCCCTTACTAGGCTTTCCACACGAAACAGGTGTTCTCTGCGAGCAACTGGAAGCAGAGTCAACTACAGATCCAGCCCCCGGGAGGATAATTCCGTTAGCAGGATAAGTGGCATCTATATTTGTGGCAATGTACACCACTTCAGGATTGCGTAGATACTGTAAAGTAACAGCGAGACGGTGATAGTTCATATGAGTGTCCAATCCAACTACAACGGCTCCCACTGCAGGATCGATCTTATTGATAGGATCGTTCGAATCACTAAGATCAAGTTCCTTATCCAATTCAGGCATACTGCTACCTCCTAATGTCTGATATCCGGCCTCGTTAAACTCAACCTCGAGTCCCTTGCCTCCCATAATCcaaattttcttctcagtAGGAAGCTTAATAATATTCTTAGCATAGATTGCCGAAGCGTATGCACTACCAAAcacttccttcttcaaaatggtCAATCCGAATTTAGCAAACTTGTCGACGTAGTCATCTCTAGATTTTGTCGAGTTGTTAGTGACAAAAATCAACTGCTTTCCATGCGATCGAAGCATCTGTAACGTCTCGATGACATATGGCAAAAGTGCATTATCCAACCAGATAACTCCGTCACAGTCGAAGAGAAAGTTATCGTACTTATTCAACAGATCTTCTACCTGTTGTTTGCCAGTAATTTTAGTGGACATGAGTGGTGATGAAATGGAAACTAGTTAAAGCAACAAaaacaagaacaaaatcaagaacaaaatcaagaacaagaacaaaaacaaaaaacaGAAAGCCAAAGATGGTAAGACGTCATTTTGAATCGGACTTTTTATTAAATGTCCTGAGATCTTAATTGAGTCAACTCCGTGATCTTCTAAAAGGACAGCCCTCCGCCGAAGCCGAGAACCATATGGACGTGGCGGTGCAGATACGTCTACGGTGGCTGATGCAAAGGAAAATTTTTGGAACCAGCGAGCGACAGCGAATCAACTGGTGCATTCATCGTTGTAACATCAAGTACACTCTAATTGCAACAGGTGTATACAACTAAAAATGGCCAGCCAGGATCTGCCACCGATTAAAGGATACGAGCCTATtcaatggagaagaaatcttcCCTCCAGAGGTTTTAGACCATCGATCTGGTTCGGAATATTACTTGCCGTGACCTCTTATGGTTTTTACAAAGTTATACAAGGTAACAGAGAGAACGTGGAGCTTTCTCGCGAGAAGATGTGGGCCAGAATTCATCTGTTACCACTACTTCAAGCCGAGCAGGATAGAGACTTGGTCAGAAGAACCTTCAGTTACTACAATAGAGAAGCCGAGATTATGAAGGATGTCCCATGGTGGGAAGTTAAGAACACCTACAGCGACAAGAGAGAGTTCCAGCCACCTCACACCGTTCTTGTTGGCAAGCGGTTGGATAAGAATTCTTTAGTTTATCAGGGAAACTCCAAGAATAGGTGGGGCCctgatgagaagaaggacaactgatttctctctctctcgcattatttattcatctatttatttatttatctaTTCCAAAGTATCCTATAGGTGCACTCAATGCTCTAAGTAAAGCGCTTAGTCGAGCTTCAACGACACACCAAACTTTGCCTATCTCGCTGTTTTTCCCAActtgttttgtttttcttgatcGGCCCACCTGATAAAATAGAGATCGAAATGAGATAACAGGAGGGAAGTCTGAGGGATTGGAAAATATGtcttctctgtctcttTTTGTCCtccattctctttcaactAATGATGGCTGGCTTTAACGCGGGATTCTTTTTGATCGTCACCCTTGTTGCCGTCCGTCTATATGGTGCATTCAATGGAATTATATCAGACTGCGATGAAGTTTACAACTATTGGGAGCCATTGAACTTCCTTACACGTTACTTCGGTAAAAAGACTTGGGAATACCAACCCGAATATGCAATTCGTTCTTGGActtatcttcttccctATCTGTTTCTCAAATATCCGCTTACGTGGATCCAGAAGTCTTTGGAAATCTCTGGTGCTTTTTCTGAAGGTGCCATTCCGGCCTATACTTTTTTTTACCTTGTTCGTGTTGCCCTAGGCACTTCATTTACCTTTGCAGAATGTCAATTGGCCGATGCGCTAAGCTTTATTGATAATGACGTTTCCAACTGGTTCTTAGTTTACGAGATCCTAAGTCCTGGTGTTTTCCAGGCTTCTATTAGCTTGTTGCCAAGCAGTTTTGCTCTTGTGCTCGGTATGTTCTCCACAGCTGCCGTTATCAAGTACTTCAGGTATGATGATTTTTCCCATAAGGTTGAAAAAGACTTTTCTCTGAGCTATACCAAAGCACAGACTAACAATTACACCGAAACACCAGACACTTCGATTTCAGATAGCGTCGAGGAGTCGATAGATGTGCCTGCCGAAAAGGCTACATCGTCTACCTCAAAGGGACTCACTTCTCCCCAGATATTTTTATGCTCTCTATACAAGGAGTCTCTATCCAGACGTGATAAGTACTTTGCCATTTCGGTGGCTACTGCGTCTTGTGGGGGGTTGATTGGCTGGCCTTTTGCTTTGGTTCTTACTGCTCCATTTATTTTCCATGTGGTTCTGAGTATTACCTTTGGTAAAGTCATTCCTCTACCCTTAGCACGTATGAACAGCCGTAAATGGGCACTTCTGATCTATTTCCTTGCCGGCATGTCTTGTATTTACTTGTTTGCCTGGTTTGGCTCCCAAATTGactttttattttatgATAAAGTCACCTTTGTTCCTTTGAACATTGCCTTGTACAACGTCTTTCATGCATCCAGTGAAACTGGTCCTAGCATCTTTGGCGTCGAATCTACAGGCTACTACTTTTTGAATCTACTCTTAAACTTCCATGCCATATTCTTGATGGCGCTTGTTGATTtgattttcatcttctccagaAGTTTCAAGATGGGGACCTCCCAATGCCTTGCAGTCTACAAACTTCCTGTCATAATCTGGTTGGCAATTTTCTGCTCACAACCTcacaaagaagaaaggttTATGTATCCAGTCTACCACTTGATATCCGTCGCTGCCGCAATTTTCACTAGTAAGTTTATCAGATTCTTTGGGACTCctcaaaaaagaagattccTTTACCATTCTCTGTGCTTTTCAATACTCTGTGTTACCTCACTCTTAGGTATTCTTCGTACTGTTGCAGTGGTTAAAAATTACAGCGCTCCATTATCTGCCTTCAAAGCTCTTGCCAATCAACCGCATACTAATTCAGA is a window encoding:
- a CDS encoding uncharacterized protein (CAZy:GT22~BUSCO:EOG093410GO), which codes for MAGFNAGFFLIVTLVAVRLYGAFNGIISDCDEVYNYWEPLNFLTRYFGKKTWEYQPEYAIRSWTYLLPYLFLKYPLTWIQKSLEISGAFSEGAIPAYTFFYLVRVALGTSFTFAECQLADALSFIDNDVSNWFLVYEILSPGVFQASISLLPSSFALVLGMFSTAAVIKYFRYDDFSHKVEKDFSLSYTKAQTNNYTETPDTSISDSVEESIDVPAEKATSSTSKGLTSPQIFLCSLYKESLSRRDKYFAISVATASCGGLIGWPFALVLTAPFIFHVVLSITFGKVIPLPLARMNSRKWALLIYFLAGMSCIYLFAWFGSQIDFLFYDKVTFVPLNIALYNVFHASSETGPSIFGVESTGYYFLNLLLNFHAIFLMALVDLIFIFSRSFKMGTSQCLAVYKLPVIIWLAIFCSQPHKEERFMYPVYHLISVAAAIFTSILRTVAVVKNYSAPLSAFKALANQPHTNSDNRLENVCIGREWYHYPSSFFLNSNQRLRYLENGFRGMLPGDFVEPKVKSFAGLRNSTYLEQQGFNNKNQYNPEFASTAIDDCDYYIDINMPVDKSKGEFLIFNSEGLASDGWQTIRCEDMIDPDRSYGLAKLVYIPFKEIQLFNLWWKSLQTSSYVTTIQSNSFFQGMVDRDTYKPVVENEHVKKIFVQTMATVDELDSKFQLSERLPGQVFFHKFCIAKRV